A genomic region of Cannabis sativa cultivar Pink pepper isolate KNU-18-1 chromosome 1, ASM2916894v1, whole genome shotgun sequence contains the following coding sequences:
- the LOC115707766 gene encoding uncharacterized protein At5g41620: MTQPDPHSAWPSSRQLLHRRNNRSNSRRRILRTAPSTPLIPWNFRRGSSSSSPPPKAVLRFSARKLAASLWHLHFKEFSFGAFTDKSLFTSPTRDRRSSGPLLESSLPYSNCVLKTKNGSNGRCSKTSSGVYYILSNQKNDHKQKKSSGVSIISALQTEVSQCRSRIRELEAKKLSLKKKVKKLLSKIQEERIPWQRIEHHKTCAVIGDLMSELAKERKSRQRMEIVNAKLVNQLAEIKLSADQLIGDYEEERRNRELAEEVCDKLAERIGEDKAEVEKLKMEYVKGREDLEEERKMLQLADVWREERVQMKLVDAKLALGEKFEVMNSLILEFESFLRSACGSLNEMELREAERILKVAVRSLSIQDQLEEFSYVPPKSNDIYSIMEELQECYANEEKAGHCSSPNEINGCNKNLVQLYMNCLSDYNSVIDEGKTRSCASISCTKDKCSSHSLETLNSSLTRVNHSRIGSNEDAVKLCSPSSVSRKKSKRNSSSIAKTLRSAQIHKSVSGDESDRRVSNGTMPCAKLRSSPTRGEPKRRAQWISAKLVNPHITRGMKGRIEWPQSQAIQNNVVKTKLPLTEATIESQKSQLRHILKPKV, encoded by the exons ATGACCCAGCCCGATCCCCACTCGGCTTGGCCCTCTTCCAGGCAATTACTTCACCGCCGCAACAACCGCTCCAATTCACGCCGCCGCATACTCAGAACAGCTCCCTCTACTCCGCTCATTCCCTGGAACTTCCGCCGCGGTTCTTCTTCTTCGTCGCCACCGCCTAAAGCTGTTCTTCGTTTCTCCGCCAGAAAACTCGCCGCCAGCCTCTGGCATCTCCACTTTAAAGAATTCTCTTTTGGCGCATTTACTGATAAGTCTCTGTTCACTTCACCAACTCGTGATCGTCGTTCTTCTGGTCCCCTG CTTGAATCTTCTTTGCCATATTCCAATTGTGTGTTGAAGACAAAAAATGGCAGCAATGGTCGTTGCTCAAAAACATCGAGTGGGGTTTACTACATTTTAAGCAACCAAAAGAATGATCACAAACAGAAAAAAAGTAGTGGTGTGTCAATAATTTCAGCCCTGCAAACAGAGGTATCTCAATGCAGATCCCGAATTAGGGAGCTTGAGGCAAAGAAGTTGTCCTTAAAGAAGAAAGTTAAAAAGCTCTTGAGTAAGATTCAAGAAGAAAGAATCCCTTGGCAAAGAATAGAACACCACAAAACTTGTGCTGTCATTGGAGACTTAATGAGTGAATTGGCGAAGGAGAGGAAAAGCCGCCAGAGGATGGAAATTGTCAATGCCAAGTTGGTGAATCAGTTAGCCGAAATCAAGTTGTCCGCGGACCAGTTGATTGGGGATTATGAAGAAGAGAGGAGAAACAGAGAACTTGCGGAAGAAGTTTGTGATAAACTTGCTGAAAGGATAGGTGAAGACAAAGCTGAAGTTGAGAAATTGAAGATGGAATATGTTAAAGGTCGCGAAGATTTGGAAGAAGAGAGGAAGATGTTGCAGTTGGCAGATGTTTGGAGAGAAGAACGAGTTCAGATGAAGCTGGTTGATGCAAAgcttgctcttggagaaaagttTGAGGTGATGAACTCACTGATCTTAGAATTCGAGAGTTTCTTGAGGTCAGCTTGTGGATCCTTAAATGAGATGGAGTTAAGAGAAGCAGAAAGGATCCTTAAAGTAGCAGTGAGATCATTGAGCATTCAAGATCAATTGGAGGAATTCTCATATGTTCCTCCCAAATCAAATGATATATACTCTATAATGGAGGAATTGCAGGAATGTTATGCCAATGAGGAAAAAGCTGGACACTGCAGTAGTCCTAATGAGATCAATGGTTGTAACAAGAACCTTGTTCAATTGTATATGAATTGCCTCAGCGACTACAACAGCGTTATAGATGAAGGTAAAACCAGATCTTGTGCATCCATAAGTTGCACAAAGGACAAGTGCTCTTCTCATTCACTAGAAACTTTGAATTCCTCCCTTACAAGAGTTAACCATAGCAGAATTGGAAGTAATGAAGATGCAGTGAAATTGTGCTCTCCAAGTTCAGTATCAAGAAAGAAATCGAAGCGAAATTCATCATCTATTGCGAAGACTTTGAGATCAGCTCAAATTCACAAGAGTGTCTCTGGTGATGAGAGTGATAGAAGAGTTTCAAATGGGACAATGCCATGTGCGAAACTGCGGTCATCACCAACTAGGGGTGAGCCGAAAAGAAGAGCACAATGGATCTCAGCAAAATTGGTGAATCCACACATAACTAGAGGGATGAAGGGGCGCATTGAATGGCCACAATCACAAGCAATCCAAAACAATGTTGTGAAGACCAAACTTCCACTTACTGAAGCAACAATTGAAAGCCAAAAATCACAGTTGCGCCACATTCTTAAACCAAAAGTTTAG